One window from the genome of candidate division WOR-3 bacterium encodes:
- the xerD gene encoding site-specific tyrosine recombinase XerD, with the protein MRYKTRRRYLYRRQRQGGEPDPYGEEVCHRNVNVLSRQLQEFENFLISEGDELNTVRSYLYDLKQLEQFLQQRKKSLTDGSTEDLRDFIHGLFDLRLSPASINRKISSIKTFYRFLVFQKRIGFDPASDLELLKTGRKLPAFMSIEEVTAIIEAADDKSPAGLRDRACLELLYGAGLRISELLGLKIKDIDRENDLLSIIGKGNKQRIVPIGKKALRAIDEYLAKGRGEILKKRSSPFLILNMRGQRLSRMGFLKILRKYRIKSGVKKRVTPHMFRHSFATHLLEAGADLRVVQELLGHSDISTTQIYTHIDREYLKEIYREHHPRA; encoded by the coding sequence ATTCGGTATAAGACTCGAAGACGTTATCTATATCGACGGCAGAGGCAGGGTGGTGAACCTGACCCGTACGGCGAGGAGGTTTGTCATCGAAATGTGAACGTACTGAGTCGGCAACTGCAGGAGTTCGAAAATTTTCTGATTTCAGAGGGCGATGAATTAAATACAGTCCGTTCATATCTATACGACCTTAAACAACTGGAACAATTCCTGCAACAAAGGAAGAAGAGTCTCACCGACGGTTCCACTGAAGATCTGCGTGATTTCATCCACGGCCTTTTTGATTTACGGTTATCACCTGCATCCATCAACCGTAAGATTTCCAGTATCAAGACATTTTACAGATTTCTCGTTTTTCAGAAAAGAATAGGATTTGACCCGGCGTCTGACCTGGAGCTGCTTAAGACAGGCAGAAAACTTCCTGCTTTTATGTCGATCGAAGAGGTCACCGCGATCATCGAGGCTGCTGATGATAAGAGCCCTGCGGGTCTGCGGGACCGTGCATGTCTGGAATTATTGTATGGAGCGGGTTTGAGAATCTCAGAACTTCTGGGATTAAAGATTAAAGATATAGACAGGGAAAATGATCTGCTCAGTATCATCGGGAAGGGGAATAAACAGCGGATTGTCCCTATCGGTAAGAAGGCGCTCAGGGCGATTGATGAATATCTTGCAAAAGGCAGGGGAGAGATTCTCAAAAAAAGGAGTTCTCCGTTTCTCATCTTAAATATGCGCGGTCAGAGGCTTTCACGAATGGGATTTTTAAAGATACTGCGGAAATATCGGATCAAGTCAGGAGTGAAGAAACGGGTGACCCCCCATATGTTCCGGCACAGTTTCGCCACCCATCTTTTGGAAGCCGGCGCGGATTTACGTGTTGTCCAGGAGCTTCTCGGCCACTCGGATATTTCAACAACCCAGATCTACACACATATCGACCGTGAATATTTAAAAGAGATATACAGAGAACACCATCCCCGAGCGTAA
- a CDS encoding signal peptidase I gives MEGGYQQLEPGVTAAFMIVYFIIIAVFYIYMAICLQTIAKKTNTDNGWFAWIPILNVILMLMIAKKPLWWFILILIPIVNIVISIIVWMAIAEARGKPNWLGILMIIPIANIIIPGYLAFSE, from the coding sequence ATGGAAGGTGGTTATCAACAGTTAGAGCCGGGCGTCACTGCGGCATTTATGATAGTCTATTTCATTATCATTGCTGTATTCTATATTTATATGGCGATATGTTTGCAGACGATAGCCAAAAAGACGAATACAGATAATGGCTGGTTCGCCTGGATTCCGATTCTCAATGTTATCCTGATGCTGATGATTGCCAAAAAACCTTTATGGTGGTTCATCCTTATTCTCATTCCGATCGTCAATATAGTCATCAGTATCATTGTATGGATGGCGATAGCTGAGGCACGCGGTAAACCGAATTGGCTGGGTATATTGATGATCATACCGATTGCCAATATTATCATCCCCGGGTACCTGGCGTTCTCAGAATAG
- a CDS encoding S9 family peptidase has product MSGQVFIPDSIVPPIAEKIPRIDTIHNVVRVDEYYWLRNKNRPEVLEYLNAENEYTEKVMKPTEGLQDTLYREMLSRIKETDLSVPEKIGDYFYYSRTEEGKQYPIYCRKKGNMNAEEEVLLDQNILAQGHNYFDLGVFEVSPNHKLLVYSIDTTGAEKFTLYIKNLETDKIYKETITNTGYSVAWANDNKTFFYTTLDEAKRPYKILRHQVGTGVSDDKLVYFEKDNTFWLDIYRTKSGGYLIIDIGSHTTSEAYYLNADTPTDTFRLIRRRQSQIEYYVAHHGDSFFILTNDGAKNFKLVKTPVSAPTTENWKVVIPHSDSVKLEGFEVFKNHLVVYERQNGLKKIRIINLKTRETHYVDFPEPTYTFWRHRNREFNTNKLRFTYTSLITPRSVFDYDMDKKIKELKKEYEVLGGYDPSMYISERIFAVAADSTKIPISIVYKKGTLKNGNAPLLLAGYGAYGSSYDPYFSSNRLSLLDRGFIYAIAHIRGGGEMGRYWYDQGKLLNKKNTFTDFIACAEHLIRQKYTSPEQLVISGGSAGGLLIGAVVNMRPELFKIAIADVPFVDLINTMLDSTLPLTVLEYEEWGNPYEKEYYDYMISYSPYDNVAAQDYPNMLITAGLNDTRVMYWEAAKWTAKLRALKTDNNLLLLKTNMGTGHLGASGRYDFLKEIAFEYAFILYVLGMR; this is encoded by the coding sequence ATGTCGGGTCAGGTTTTCATTCCCGACAGCATAGTACCGCCGATAGCTGAAAAGATACCCAGAATAGACACCATCCACAATGTGGTACGTGTCGATGAGTATTACTGGTTGCGCAATAAAAACAGACCTGAAGTGCTCGAATATCTCAATGCCGAAAATGAATACACCGAAAAAGTAATGAAACCGACAGAAGGGCTCCAGGATACCCTGTACCGGGAAATGCTCAGCCGGATCAAAGAAACCGACCTCTCAGTACCGGAAAAAATCGGAGATTATTTCTATTATTCCCGTACTGAAGAAGGTAAACAATATCCCATCTACTGCAGGAAAAAAGGAAATATGAATGCTGAAGAAGAGGTATTACTCGATCAGAACATACTGGCTCAAGGCCATAACTACTTCGACCTCGGGGTATTTGAAGTCAGCCCGAATCATAAACTTCTTGTGTATTCCATTGATACCACAGGTGCTGAAAAGTTCACGCTCTATATCAAGAATCTGGAAACCGATAAGATTTATAAAGAGACGATAACCAATACAGGTTATTCGGTCGCCTGGGCGAATGACAACAAAACATTTTTTTACACCACCCTGGATGAAGCAAAAAGGCCTTATAAAATCCTGCGCCATCAGGTGGGCACCGGGGTAAGCGATGATAAACTTGTTTATTTTGAGAAAGACAACACCTTCTGGCTGGATATCTACAGAACAAAAAGCGGCGGTTACCTGATCATTGACATCGGCAGTCATACCACATCTGAAGCATATTATCTTAACGCCGATACCCCGACCGACACATTCAGATTGATCCGCAGACGTCAATCACAGATAGAGTATTATGTCGCTCACCACGGCGACAGTTTTTTCATTCTCACCAACGACGGCGCGAAAAATTTCAAATTAGTGAAAACGCCGGTAAGTGCTCCGACGACGGAGAACTGGAAAGTGGTAATCCCGCACAGTGATTCAGTAAAGCTTGAAGGATTTGAAGTCTTTAAAAACCACCTCGTGGTCTATGAAAGACAGAACGGTTTAAAGAAGATACGCATCATCAATCTGAAAACCCGGGAAACCCATTATGTCGATTTTCCGGAACCGACCTATACATTCTGGCGCCACAGAAACCGGGAGTTCAATACCAATAAACTGCGTTTTACCTATACTTCATTAATAACACCCCGCTCTGTCTTCGATTATGATATGGATAAAAAAATAAAAGAGCTGAAAAAAGAGTATGAAGTACTCGGAGGATACGACCCGTCGATGTATATTTCAGAAAGGATCTTCGCCGTGGCAGCGGACAGTACAAAAATACCGATTTCAATAGTCTATAAAAAGGGAACCTTAAAAAACGGAAACGCCCCTCTTTTACTGGCCGGTTATGGAGCCTACGGCAGCAGTTACGACCCTTATTTCTCTTCAAACCGCCTGAGTCTGCTGGACCGGGGGTTCATCTACGCCATTGCACATATCCGCGGCGGCGGCGAGATGGGCAGATACTGGTATGACCAGGGTAAACTGTTGAATAAAAAGAATACGTTCACTGATTTCATCGCCTGCGCCGAGCATCTTATCCGACAAAAATATACCTCTCCGGAACAACTCGTCATTTCCGGAGGCAGTGCCGGCGGCTTATTGATCGGTGCGGTCGTGAATATGCGGCCAGAACTCTTCAAGATTGCAATTGCAGATGTACCTTTTGTTGATCTGATCAATACCATGCTCGACTCAACACTTCCTTTGACCGTGCTCGAGTACGAAGAATGGGGCAACCCCTATGAAAAAGAGTACTATGACTATATGATTTCTTATTCGCCCTATGACAACGTCGCTGCGCAGGATTATCCCAATATGCTGATTACTGCGGGGTTGAATGATACAAGGGTTATGTACTGGGAAGCAGCGAAATGGACCGCAAAATTGCGTGCGCTTAAAACAGACAATAATCTATTGTTGCTGAAAACAAATATGGGTACAGGCCATCTTGGAGCGTCAGGCCGTTATGATTTTTTGAAAGAAATCGCCTTTGAATATGCATTCATCCTCTATGTGCTCGGTATGAGATAA
- a CDS encoding T9SS type A sorting domain-containing protein, with protein MKRYASKAVILLLAIAVTVGWSNAIAFRNGFQRYNNGTDVKLNYTTQISNHYITMRAEFVDSFERTTLDPWTSSGQTNWGIRDTTNTYGPQAPAVSGYQYPGHPATDTSSYPCSGSNPGLITYLTSPTIDLTGWDSLFISFNYWGDFEGEATNFDGGIVEISTDDGSTWTQIDPNAQGHLNPTYDSQLAGTGQLGNAWAYCYDTDPDWVAVSSQNLMALGYAANGDQLRIRFTFASDALSGGQGWFIDDIRIADTPPPDLQPPVITHTPLNDTPDTLNAYVISATVVDDGSGVDYDSVYLHYQIESGSVVDVKMDTVGTGNPDVYEATIPAQNYHTDIYYQITAADLAGNEAATPVYNFEVTNALTIQYDDGQPYWIPGDLQPGSGLFVQFHFNDVGIDSGLLHKAMLYFDGPGPFDLHIYQAGATQPGSLIDSLQGLISNGYEIATVEITTLDIQTRDDVVVGFISQASGGDTTRVLMDPVQEYPTHMWGWLNGAWTQPGYDGGDFMIRLKVIPITYTGVEERGSELSAKTTLYQITPNPLRNNALIRYQIPSRQQVKLNIYDVSGQLVKTLVNEIQNPGSHEVVWNARDAQGAQVASGVYFLKLTTGDTTETQKILLIK; from the coding sequence ATGAAAAGATATGCGTCAAAGGCCGTAATACTATTACTGGCCATTGCAGTAACAGTCGGCTGGAGCAATGCAATCGCATTCAGAAATGGTTTTCAACGCTATAACAACGGAACCGATGTTAAACTCAACTACACGACACAAATTTCAAATCATTATATCACCATGCGTGCCGAATTCGTGGACAGTTTTGAGCGAACCACTCTCGATCCCTGGACCAGTTCAGGACAGACAAACTGGGGCATAAGGGACACAACAAATACCTATGGTCCCCAGGCACCTGCAGTATCAGGATATCAATATCCCGGACATCCGGCTACTGATACGTCATCATATCCCTGCAGCGGCTCCAACCCCGGTCTCATCACTTACCTGACCTCACCAACGATCGACCTCACCGGCTGGGATTCACTCTTTATCTCTTTCAACTACTGGGGTGATTTTGAGGGAGAAGCGACAAATTTCGACGGAGGCATCGTGGAAATTTCAACCGACGACGGCTCGACCTGGACACAGATAGACCCTAATGCCCAGGGACATCTGAATCCCACCTATGATTCACAACTGGCTGGAACCGGTCAGCTGGGCAATGCCTGGGCTTATTGTTACGACACTGATCCTGATTGGGTTGCGGTAAGTTCGCAGAACCTTATGGCGCTCGGTTATGCGGCGAATGGAGATCAATTGCGCATCCGCTTCACCTTTGCTTCTGATGCACTTTCCGGTGGTCAGGGCTGGTTTATAGATGATATCCGTATCGCCGATACTCCGCCACCTGATCTTCAACCGCCGGTCATCACCCACACCCCGCTGAACGACACCCCGGATACGCTCAATGCATATGTCATCTCCGCGACGGTCGTGGACGACGGAAGCGGTGTTGATTATGATTCAGTCTATCTCCATTATCAGATCGAATCCGGTTCAGTAGTCGACGTAAAGATGGATACAGTCGGAACCGGCAACCCTGATGTCTACGAAGCCACAATACCCGCGCAGAATTATCATACCGATATCTATTACCAGATCACCGCGGCCGACCTCGCCGGCAATGAGGCAGCCACTCCGGTTTACAATTTTGAAGTCACCAACGCCCTGACGATTCAGTATGACGACGGACAACCATACTGGATTCCCGGCGATCTTCAACCGGGCAGCGGTCTCTTTGTCCAGTTCCACTTCAATGATGTCGGAATCGACAGCGGCTTACTGCATAAAGCAATGCTCTATTTCGACGGTCCCGGTCCTTTCGACCTTCACATCTATCAAGCCGGCGCAACGCAACCCGGAAGCTTAATCGATTCACTTCAGGGGCTTATATCCAATGGTTATGAAATAGCTACTGTAGAAATAACCACTCTGGATATTCAAACAAGAGACGACGTCGTTGTGGGATTCATCTCCCAGGCGAGCGGCGGCGACACAACCCGTGTTTTGATGGATCCGGTCCAGGAGTATCCCACCCATATGTGGGGCTGGCTCAACGGTGCATGGACCCAACCCGGCTATGACGGTGGAGACTTCATGATCAGACTGAAGGTAATTCCCATCACATATACCGGTGTCGAAGAGAGAGGCTCTGAACTTTCAGCAAAAACAACACTCTACCAGATAACACCCAACCCGCTCAGGAATAATGCACTGATTCGTTATCAAATCCCATCCCGTCAGCAGGTAAAACTCAATATCTATGATGTTTCAGGACAACTTGTTAAGACACTCGTCAATGAAATCCAGAATCCCGGAAGCCATGAAGTAGTGTGGAACGCCAGAGACGCACAGGGAGCTCAAGTTGCAAGCGGTGTCTACTTCTTAAAACTCACGACCGGAGATACCACAGAAACTCAGAAGATACTCTTGATAAAGTAG
- the selB gene encoding selenocysteine-specific translation elongation factor, with amino-acid sequence MGKRHIVIGTAGHIDHGKSALIKALTGVDPDRLKEEKERGMTTDLGFVFYGSDVTIIDVPGHEKFVRHMVAGASTIDLVIFVVAADDGVMPQTIEHLDILKLLAIKQGLIAVTKKDLVPEEQLQTVINDVRNLVAGTFLDGMPIIPVSNITGEGIKELQETLDKIIAGTETKKDRGIFRLPIDRCFTIKGFGTVIAGTVLSGSVKIGDTLELMPARKKVKVRGIQVHNQKVDKVGTGFRTAINLAGVEKEEIKRGDTLSQVGYFEPSNYMNVSLYLLKSAPGPLKNLTRLRIHLGTKEIFGRVALLDKKILNPGEKAMAQFRLETPAVSDVGDRYVIRTYSPQMTIGGGVIIEPKAQKTKGFDEKLLKHLQKVETGDPMVMIEENLLSNFELPRKIFEIGHDLNLPADQVEEFIKRLIQEEKVLCIDEKRNLYYSSNNLEKLKKKIREILGDYHKKNPTKIGMPQLELYKAISTGLDKSLLNYTLERMVQEKSIKIQGDNRISLYDFDVVLDENLERISRKIEKLFLEAGYKPPDYQTLLNKNLGPAELVKKAYRYMIEKGTLINVGESIILHRELVKEAEKKLVDFLKKNKEIKVFQFRDMLKASRRYVLPLLIYFDTNNITIKRGEVRVLGQKYQ; translated from the coding sequence ATGGGCAAACGGCATATCGTCATCGGCACAGCCGGACATATCGACCACGGAAAGAGCGCCCTGATAAAAGCACTCACCGGTGTCGATCCCGACCGATTGAAAGAAGAGAAAGAACGCGGTATGACGACCGACCTGGGTTTTGTCTTCTATGGGAGTGACGTAACGATAATCGATGTTCCGGGCCATGAAAAATTCGTCCGACATATGGTCGCAGGTGCAAGCACCATCGACCTGGTCATCTTCGTCGTCGCTGCCGACGACGGTGTCATGCCCCAAACAATCGAACACCTCGACATTCTGAAGCTCCTGGCAATCAAACAAGGACTCATTGCAGTGACAAAAAAAGATCTGGTACCGGAAGAGCAATTGCAGACAGTCATAAACGACGTGCGGAATCTCGTAGCAGGAACCTTTCTCGATGGAATGCCGATTATTCCGGTCTCCAATATTACAGGAGAGGGTATCAAAGAGTTACAGGAGACGCTTGACAAGATAATCGCCGGGACCGAAACGAAAAAAGACCGTGGTATCTTCAGACTGCCCATTGACCGTTGTTTCACAATAAAAGGGTTCGGAACGGTCATTGCCGGAACAGTACTCTCCGGCAGTGTAAAGATCGGTGACACCCTGGAACTCATGCCGGCGAGAAAAAAGGTGAAGGTACGCGGTATCCAGGTTCACAACCAGAAGGTGGATAAAGTGGGCACTGGATTCCGAACTGCGATAAACCTCGCCGGTGTTGAAAAAGAAGAGATAAAACGCGGCGACACCCTGAGTCAGGTCGGCTATTTTGAACCATCGAACTATATGAACGTCTCGCTCTATCTGCTGAAATCGGCACCGGGCCCTTTGAAAAACCTGACAAGACTGAGAATACACCTGGGGACAAAAGAGATTTTCGGTAGAGTGGCATTGCTCGACAAAAAAATCTTGAACCCCGGTGAAAAAGCGATGGCGCAATTCCGTCTCGAAACACCTGCAGTGAGTGATGTCGGAGACCGCTATGTCATACGGACCTATTCGCCCCAAATGACCATCGGCGGCGGTGTTATCATTGAACCTAAAGCACAGAAAACAAAGGGCTTCGATGAAAAGCTTCTCAAACATCTCCAGAAGGTTGAAACCGGGGACCCGATGGTTATGATTGAAGAGAATCTCCTCAGTAATTTTGAACTGCCGAGAAAGATATTTGAAATCGGCCACGACCTCAATCTGCCGGCGGATCAGGTGGAGGAATTTATTAAACGCCTGATTCAGGAAGAGAAAGTATTGTGTATCGACGAAAAAAGAAATCTCTATTACTCGTCGAACAACCTGGAAAAACTTAAAAAGAAAATCAGAGAAATTTTAGGAGATTATCATAAGAAGAACCCGACAAAAATCGGAATGCCCCAGCTTGAGCTCTATAAGGCGATAAGCACCGGCCTTGACAAGAGTCTTCTCAACTACACCCTGGAAAGAATGGTTCAAGAAAAGAGTATTAAAATCCAGGGTGATAACAGAATAAGCCTCTATGATTTTGATGTGGTTCTTGATGAAAATCTGGAACGGATCAGCAGAAAGATCGAAAAATTGTTTCTTGAAGCGGGTTATAAACCACCTGATTACCAAACACTGCTCAATAAAAATCTCGGACCTGCAGAACTCGTCAAAAAGGCATACCGCTATATGATTGAGAAAGGAACTCTCATAAATGTAGGAGAGTCCATTATCCTGCACCGGGAATTGGTCAAAGAGGCTGAAAAGAAGCTGGTCGATTTTTTAAAGAAAAACAAAGAAATCAAAGTATTTCAGTTCAGGGATATGCTCAAGGCGAGCCGCAGATATGTCCTGCCTCTGTTGATCTATTTCGACACCAACAACATCACGATAAAACGTGGTGAAGTGAGGGTGCTCGGTCAGAAATACCAATAA
- a CDS encoding L-seryl-tRNA(Sec) selenium transferase, with protein MKAKDSTKDVLRKIPSIDKILQWKELQGFLSSIEQQYAAAIVRKIVDDFRKRVLAGEKLNLTFLKNSIIKEFKDLLTPYFRHAVNALGIVLHTGLGRAPYSNSIPEILKDATVGYSQLQIDEEGRRADRYRKLSKILSILTGAEAGVIVNNNAGATLLILNTMAKGREVIVSRGQLIEIGGAFRIPEIMEQSGAIMHEIGTTNRTHLRNYEEAINENTAALLRVHQSNYKIIGFTKDVPLNELVALGKKYNLPVIDDLGSGALIDFSKYGLPKEPTVQESIKTGADIVCFSGDKLIGGPQCGIIVGKKKLIEKIKKNPLTRALRCDKMTNIVLESTLKLFLSNEQFILENHGVMRLLLKPLKTIRLQANKCARLLKKEFSKDLEIAVARDHSEIGGGSLSTEQLPTFVVVIKPKNIPVQDLARKLRMCTTPIYGRVSENTLLLDFRTVLKNEEKLIVQAFSEVLQ; from the coding sequence ATGAAAGCGAAAGATTCCACTAAAGATGTTCTACGCAAAATACCGTCGATCGATAAAATACTCCAGTGGAAAGAACTGCAGGGTTTTCTCTCTTCAATCGAGCAGCAATATGCGGCGGCGATAGTGCGAAAGATCGTGGATGACTTCAGAAAAAGAGTACTCGCCGGTGAAAAACTTAACCTCACGTTCTTAAAGAACAGCATTATCAAAGAATTCAAGGATCTGCTGACCCCTTATTTCCGACACGCCGTCAACGCCCTCGGTATTGTGCTCCACACCGGCCTGGGAAGAGCACCATACAGCAACAGCATCCCGGAAATACTGAAAGATGCAACCGTTGGATATTCCCAGCTCCAGATCGACGAAGAAGGCAGGAGAGCCGACCGTTACAGAAAATTAAGCAAGATATTGAGCATACTCACCGGTGCCGAAGCAGGGGTAATCGTAAATAACAATGCAGGTGCCACACTCCTGATTCTCAACACCATGGCGAAAGGAAGAGAAGTAATCGTATCAAGAGGACAACTTATTGAAATCGGCGGTGCATTTCGCATCCCGGAAATAATGGAGCAGAGCGGCGCGATAATGCATGAAATCGGTACAACAAACCGCACCCACCTAAGAAATTATGAAGAAGCGATCAATGAAAACACCGCCGCCCTTTTGCGCGTCCATCAATCAAATTATAAAATCATCGGGTTCACCAAAGATGTACCGCTCAATGAACTCGTCGCCCTCGGCAAAAAGTACAACCTTCCGGTCATCGATGACCTGGGAAGCGGCGCACTCATCGATTTTTCAAAATATGGGCTTCCCAAAGAGCCGACAGTGCAGGAAAGCATTAAAACAGGTGCGGATATCGTATGTTTTAGCGGCGACAAATTGATCGGCGGACCGCAATGCGGTATCATAGTCGGTAAGAAGAAGCTCATCGAGAAGATAAAGAAAAATCCCCTCACCCGTGCCTTGCGATGTGATAAAATGACCAATATCGTGCTTGAATCAACGCTGAAGTTATTTCTCTCGAATGAGCAGTTTATCCTGGAAAACCATGGGGTTATGCGTCTCCTCTTAAAACCGCTCAAGACGATAAGGCTCCAGGCGAACAAGTGCGCGCGTTTATTGAAAAAGGAGTTCTCCAAAGATCTGGAAATCGCGGTGGCAAGAGACCATTCAGAAATCGGCGGCGGTTCTTTGAGTACTGAGCAACTGCCCACCTTCGTGGTTGTGATAAAACCTAAAAATATTCCGGTACAGGATCTGGCGCGGAAATTAAGGATGTGCACCACGCCGATATACGGCAGGGTATCTGAAAATACACTGCTCCTTGATTTCCGCACCGTGTTGAAAAATGAAGAAAAACTTATTGTCCAGGCCTTCTCCGAGGTACTCCAATGA
- a CDS encoding 2-hydroxyglutaryl-CoA dehydratase: MVLGLDIGSCYAKGVLFDNGIKEKYVVKTSFKPKEAIEEIKKQLTGYRKIVATGYGRKMVVDAVKTITEISAFARGAWYVDKRVRTVIDIGGQDSKIIRIKDGKVENFIMNDRCAAGTGNFIEKIAQALDLTIKEFGNLATKSHAPETIDSLCVVMAESEILSLIGEGKNIEDIVAGVCNSLIRRIISIGAQIGIEEPLLFCGGGALNPGLVKAIKQIDNEVVIPEEPQLIGAIGAALSQ; this comes from the coding sequence ATGGTATTGGGATTAGATATCGGCTCATGTTATGCCAAAGGTGTTCTATTTGACAACGGCATAAAAGAAAAATATGTCGTCAAAACATCCTTTAAACCAAAAGAAGCCATTGAAGAAATAAAAAAACAACTTACAGGTTATCGAAAAATTGTTGCCACAGGTTACGGACGGAAAATGGTTGTCGACGCCGTAAAGACCATTACGGAAATAAGCGCTTTTGCCCGCGGCGCTTGGTATGTCGATAAAAGAGTGCGCACGGTGATTGATATCGGCGGGCAGGACAGTAAAATAATACGAATCAAAGACGGCAAGGTTGAAAATTTCATAATGAATGATCGCTGTGCTGCGGGCACAGGTAACTTCATCGAAAAGATCGCCCAGGCACTTGATCTGACGATTAAAGAATTCGGCAATCTGGCGACAAAATCTCATGCGCCGGAAACGATTGATTCACTGTGTGTGGTAATGGCGGAAAGTGAAATTCTAAGTTTGATAGGAGAAGGCAAAAATATTGAGGATATCGTCGCAGGTGTCTGTAATTCGTTGATCCGACGTATTATAAGTATCGGTGCTCAGATCGGAATAGAAGAACCCCTTCTTTTCTGCGGAGGCGGAGCACTGAATCCCGGTCTTGTTAAAGCAATAAAACAGATCGACAATGAGGTGGTGATCCCGGAAGAACCACAACTCATCGGCGCCATCGGAGCGGCGCTCTCCCAATAA
- a CDS encoding 2-hydroxyacyl-CoA dehydratase: MIPVDFGPPKKITLNEWSEQFRRIDDGIIKQYTYYDNEEWGGYLQPPATFMVYGARELKRLKLDNSFAALRLWGFVFNESERLFRAHQCGKKVIATMGDLGTVPVIVQSFPDCIPFYPECIWWTPFFNESTVLLDRAGQLGIPEATCFSKTVLAAFQKKAYFPEPDLIFASTGAACDDYSCIMNLVEGIGYPVTWLEIPYRKRTKKYYTAEKYGETSDGFKYPLRLESYLIEEYKKVWRIMSDLTGINDLRMLEESIKKVNRMRKLVEKIKELTYTVVPTPLPALELMTIEFGNLYGYADIDEWLGILEMLLETVEERSRKKVGVLPTDAIPIAWITPSADPYLLNLIEEMGLRVAATEYVIRQALVEIEENIEPFRALARSFLNGSLIGSTEERIERIKSAIDKGVIHGVFITNMLGASHCAMETKLIAEKLDRVPVLAVDVPPPFGITKQLKTRIAAFAEMLRQK, encoded by the coding sequence ATGATACCAGTGGATTTCGGACCACCGAAAAAAATCACCCTCAACGAATGGAGTGAACAGTTCCGCAGGATCGATGATGGCATCATTAAACAATACACCTATTATGATAATGAAGAATGGGGTGGATATCTTCAGCCGCCGGCGACTTTTATGGTTTACGGCGCCCGTGAATTAAAACGGCTCAAACTCGACAATTCATTCGCAGCCCTCAGACTCTGGGGATTCGTCTTCAATGAATCAGAAAGGTTGTTCAGGGCACACCAGTGCGGCAAAAAAGTCATCGCGACGATGGGCGATCTCGGCACGGTCCCGGTGATTGTTCAATCATTCCCTGATTGTATACCATTCTATCCGGAATGTATCTGGTGGACTCCCTTCTTCAATGAATCCACCGTTCTACTGGACAGAGCCGGTCAATTAGGGATTCCTGAAGCAACCTGTTTTTCAAAAACGGTACTCGCTGCGTTCCAAAAGAAAGCGTATTTTCCGGAACCGGATTTGATATTCGCATCCACCGGCGCCGCCTGTGATGACTACTCCTGTATCATGAATCTTGTGGAAGGTATCGGTTACCCGGTAACCTGGCTTGAAATTCCTTATCGAAAAAGAACCAAAAAATATTACACCGCGGAGAAATACGGTGAAACATCAGATGGGTTCAAATATCCTCTGCGCCTGGAAAGTTATCTCATCGAAGAATATAAAAAAGTCTGGCGGATAATGTCTGACCTCACCGGGATCAACGACCTCAGAATGTTGGAAGAAAGCATCAAAAAGGTAAACAGAATGAGGAAACTGGTCGAAAAAATAAAAGAATTGACTTACACCGTCGTTCCGACACCGTTACCGGCGCTCGAGTTGATGACGATAGAATTCGGCAATCTCTACGGCTATGCTGATATCGATGAATGGCTCGGTATTCTGGAAATGCTCCTTGAGACGGTCGAAGAACGAAGTCGGAAAAAAGTCGGTGTTCTCCCAACAGATGCGATACCGATCGCCTGGATAACCCCCTCTGCAGACCCCTATCTTTTAAACCTTATTGAAGAAATGGGACTGCGGGTTGCAGCCACTGAATACGTAATCAGACAGGCGCTTGTCGAAATCGAAGAAAACATTGAACCGTTCAGAGCCCTCGCCCGGTCGTTTCTAAACGGTTCTCTCATAGGTTCCACTGAGGAACGGATAGAGAGAATAAAGTCTGCTATCGACAAAGGAGTAATCCACGGCGTATTCATTACAAATATGCTCGGGGCATCACACTGCGCCATGGAAACGAAGTTGATTGCGGAAAAACTCGACAGAGTGCCGGTGCTCGCCGTTGACGTACCGCCGCCGTTCGGTATAACAAAACAATTAAAAACAAGAATTGCGGCTTTCGCCGAAATGTTGAGGCAGAAATGA